In Streptomyces sp. NBC_01707, a genomic segment contains:
- a CDS encoding IS110 family transposase, which produces MYIGWDWATETHDVTVMDNTGARVARWEFAHTEEGIARTLDKLAKYGSPADLPVAIETTRGLVVDRLLAGGHPVVPVHPNAFHAMRPRWGASKAKTDAGDSLKLADYLRTDGHFLPRLEPTGQATMEIQALTRQRADHVAARVAAVNQLAALLDAHWPGGKAVFASLDSDIALAFLERYPTAASAAKLTAGRLEAWCKRRGYSGKRPGSVLIERLRSAPAPASRLSETVIEHLVRVQVQLVRSIRATIRTLDETIASAVETHPYAPLFATMPRIGKINLGQIIGEIGPILERSRTSEQFIAETGVVPVTRASGKSRVVTFRYAANRRARLAIVGYADNSRHGSDWAAKIYNDARADRKRHPHAARILARSWLRVIWACWRTGTCYDPEIHRASNKIKQDTDTPMAA; this is translated from the coding sequence GTGTACATCGGATGGGACTGGGCGACCGAGACCCACGACGTGACGGTCATGGACAACACCGGTGCCCGAGTGGCCCGCTGGGAGTTTGCGCACACCGAGGAGGGCATCGCCCGGACCCTGGACAAGCTGGCGAAGTACGGCAGCCCGGCGGATCTGCCGGTGGCCATCGAGACCACCCGCGGCCTGGTCGTGGACCGGCTGCTTGCCGGCGGACATCCGGTGGTGCCGGTGCACCCGAACGCCTTCCACGCGATGCGCCCGCGCTGGGGTGCCTCCAAGGCCAAGACCGACGCGGGCGACAGCCTCAAGCTCGCCGACTACCTCCGCACCGACGGTCACTTCCTGCCCCGCCTGGAACCGACCGGGCAGGCCACCATGGAGATCCAGGCCCTGACCCGGCAGCGGGCCGACCACGTCGCCGCCCGCGTCGCGGCCGTCAACCAGCTCGCCGCCCTGCTGGACGCGCACTGGCCCGGCGGCAAGGCCGTCTTCGCCAGCCTCGACAGCGACATCGCCCTGGCATTCCTGGAGCGGTACCCCACCGCGGCCTCCGCCGCCAAGCTCACCGCCGGACGGCTGGAGGCCTGGTGCAAGCGCCGTGGCTACTCCGGCAAGCGGCCCGGCAGCGTGCTCATCGAGCGACTGCGCTCCGCGCCGGCGCCCGCCTCCCGCCTCAGCGAGACCGTCATCGAACACCTCGTCCGCGTCCAGGTCCAGCTCGTGCGAAGCATCCGGGCCACCATCCGCACCCTGGACGAGACCATCGCGAGCGCCGTGGAAACCCACCCTTACGCACCGCTGTTCGCGACTATGCCGCGCATCGGGAAGATCAACCTCGGACAGATCATCGGCGAGATCGGCCCGATCCTGGAACGCTCCAGGACCAGCGAACAGTTCATCGCCGAGACCGGCGTCGTCCCCGTGACCCGCGCCTCCGGCAAGTCTCGCGTCGTCACTTTCCGCTACGCGGCCAACCGCCGCGCCCGACTGGCCATCGTGGGTTACGCGGACAACAGCCGACACGGCAGCGACTGGGCCGCGAAGATCTACAACGACGCCAGGGCGGACCGTAAACGCCACCCCCACGCCGCCCGCATCCTCGCACGCTCCTGGCTGCGCGTGATCTGGGCCTGCTGGCGCACCGGCACCTGCTACGACCCCGAGATCCACCGCGCCAGCAACAAGATCAAACAGGACACGGACACGCCTATGGCGGCATAG